A section of the Mesotoga sp. BH458_6_3_2_1 genome encodes:
- a CDS encoding DUF3696 domain-containing protein produces MKITHFCFENFKGYSTRTKLPLAPITAIYGQNSSGKSSIIQAMLFLSQAFLKEFTQDSFTEPFEDYLDFENIVYEHDTSRTMKLGIRAEFEYKNYEGLIGTLSSDPFEIYINFDKFTISSQNSHRRLSFEVFYDEEETPLIKGTFFGDHSGSYGFSPSVNFVDKNSKYLEIIASFMWTKWKELLDKNDLDSPNSIIRGLMRETKKDLGLLETPGFDPLNVAEEHFLKTVRYFWPVTTKEIFGFYDEYEGVVDEHLSDNEQSEQQVTEHASGDQSASEDSGFLWTINKFCFGESFSPYSKLTPDTIVHNLFDKLRYFSREQMRVIGPFRRVLDRTPSRQRSSEDYVGLDGSDAFAILESNPVLAKSVQSALEDLDIPYDIAIIPGDQNKRFFFVSLEQSRTKLSTTFKDVGVGISQVVPIIVQLSIGKNTAVVLQQPELHLHPRLQGNLAEYIGKRVLDQSKAVERVIVETHSESMALRWRKLVRKGRISKDMITFLYVERVGNRSTITEIKLDEEGDFTKLWPEGFFEERLEELL; encoded by the coding sequence ATGAAGATCACCCATTTCTGTTTTGAAAACTTCAAGGGATATTCCACAAGAACGAAACTCCCATTAGCTCCGATAACTGCTATTTACGGGCAAAATAGTTCCGGAAAGAGTTCTATCATCCAAGCAATGCTGTTTCTATCACAGGCTTTTCTTAAAGAGTTTACGCAGGATTCCTTTACTGAACCATTCGAAGATTATCTCGATTTCGAGAATATTGTTTATGAGCATGATACATCACGAACTATGAAACTCGGCATTCGTGCAGAATTCGAGTATAAGAACTACGAAGGCTTAATCGGTACCTTGAGTTCAGATCCTTTCGAAATCTATATAAATTTCGACAAGTTCACTATTTCCTCGCAAAACAGCCATCGACGTCTCTCGTTTGAGGTATTCTACGATGAAGAGGAAACACCTCTAATAAAGGGGACATTTTTCGGCGATCATTCCGGATCTTATGGGTTCAGTCCCTCGGTAAATTTCGTTGACAAAAACTCTAAATACCTTGAAATAATTGCATCTTTCATGTGGACAAAGTGGAAAGAGTTGCTTGATAAAAACGATCTTGATTCGCCTAATAGTATTATTCGCGGATTAATGAGGGAAACTAAGAAAGACTTAGGTTTATTGGAAACACCTGGGTTTGACCCCTTAAATGTTGCAGAGGAACACTTCCTGAAGACAGTTCGATATTTCTGGCCTGTTACAACAAAGGAGATATTCGGGTTTTATGACGAGTATGAAGGAGTTGTTGATGAGCATTTATCGGATAACGAACAATCAGAACAACAGGTAACTGAACATGCTTCAGGGGACCAATCTGCTTCAGAGGACTCTGGTTTTTTATGGACTATAAACAAGTTCTGTTTTGGCGAGTCATTTAGCCCTTACTCCAAATTAACACCAGACACGATAGTTCACAATCTTTTTGATAAGTTGCGATATTTCTCGAGAGAACAAATGCGTGTCATCGGACCGTTTAGAAGAGTTCTGGATAGAACCCCAAGCAGGCAGCGTTCTTCTGAGGATTATGTCGGATTGGATGGATCAGATGCATTCGCAATTTTAGAATCAAACCCTGTCCTGGCAAAAAGCGTTCAAAGTGCTTTGGAAGATCTCGACATTCCATACGACATCGCTATCATACCTGGTGATCAAAACAAACGCTTCTTCTTCGTATCTCTTGAGCAAAGCCGAACAAAACTCAGTACCACGTTCAAAGATGTGGGTGTGGGCATAAGCCAGGTGGTTCCCATTATTGTTCAATTATCTATTGGGAAAAACACTGCGGTCGTGCTGCAGCAACCGGAGCTCCATCTTCATCCAAGACTGCAAGGCAATCTTGCCGAGTATATTGGTAAAAGAGTCCTGGATCAGAGCAAAGCGGTTGAAAGAGTCATTGTAGAAACACATAGTGAAAGCATGGCTTTAAGGTGGCGCAAACTCGTTCGCAAGGGGAGGATTTCGAAGGATATGATCACATTCCTATATGTTGAACGAGTAGGAAATAGATCTACCATTACCGAAATTAAACTCGATGAAGAGGGTGACTTCACGAAATTATGGCCAGAAGGCTTCTTCGAAGAGAGACTAGAGGAGTTACTGTAA
- a CDS encoding Dam family site-specific DNA-(adenine-N6)-methyltransferase: protein MENPANPVFLRYPGGKKRKVKSFFDLLPTKDEIKGRYFEPFLGGATVFFHIRPKKATLSDLSGDLMDLYRGVKKDPKGVWQKYRTLPEGRDAYYAIRNEDLSKANLITRAARTLFLNRTCFKGMWRYNSAGRFNVGYGGEDRRWVITEHDLVMVSKLLKGKHLLTSDFEQIIAYANEGDYIFLDPPYQPGESEMRNDHFGYMCFSFTDQIRLARCLTKASSRGVKWALTNSGASEITELYQDLHLLVLDLSVLETDKGERLETRKEVIMTNLTKGG, encoded by the coding sequence GTGGAAAACCCTGCCAATCCAGTCTTCTTGAGATATCCAGGAGGAAAGAAGAGAAAAGTAAAAAGCTTTTTCGATCTCCTGCCGACAAAAGATGAGATTAAAGGTCGGTATTTCGAACCCTTTCTTGGGGGGGCAACTGTCTTCTTCCACATAAGACCGAAAAAAGCAACTCTATCAGATCTGAGTGGCGATCTTATGGATCTCTACCGAGGTGTGAAAAAAGATCCAAAAGGAGTATGGCAGAAGTACAGGACTCTTCCAGAAGGGAGAGATGCATATTATGCGATAAGAAATGAAGATCTCTCAAAAGCAAATCTAATAACAAGGGCAGCAAGAACTCTCTTCTTGAACAGAACGTGTTTTAAGGGTATGTGGCGTTACAACAGCGCAGGAAGATTCAATGTGGGTTACGGTGGCGAAGATAGGAGATGGGTTATCACAGAACACGACCTAGTTATGGTTTCGAAGCTTCTTAAGGGAAAGCACCTTCTTACATCGGACTTTGAACAGATTATAGCTTATGCAAATGAAGGGGATTATATATTCCTGGATCCTCCGTATCAGCCGGGTGAAAGTGAAATGCGCAACGATCACTTTGGGTACATGTGCTTCTCATTTACCGATCAGATTCGTTTAGCTCGGTGCCTGACGAAAGCCTCAAGTAGAGGAGTGAAGTGGGCACTTACCAACTCAGGAGCATCAGAAATAACTGAACTATATCAGGACCTTCATTTATTGGTACTCGACTTATCAGTTTTGGAAACAGATAAAGGGGAAAGGTTAGAAACGAGGAAAGAGGTGATAATGACCAATCTAACTAAGGGGGGGTAA
- a CDS encoding helicase HerA domain-containing protein, whose amino-acid sequence MANTVSDIVEESEESQNPLSALRDFLDKEKKYELSEAFDKMRLVGYALNIAYDKIRITTCDPFKINVGGIPRNSLLVMIPSNYEELPPHFTLLRVLEAADTPLSMEVQQTYFELQKKSMPELDIWTRNELQWGALDTAVLGMFYANPDNYKAVEFSSDINNFVSADRYRIYAPDEQLLDIIVNSSVPVKNRSEIGILRLTECRLTVGERVSEKVDVRISANDFMGTRTAMFGKTRLGKSNIVKLIAQSILEATDENKTEFIIDDTCIHMLKANPSKVPQELLEKLNSVKNNEYKGISCFEAALKSCLSLEDFNRHSKTILDHARTRVGQLIFDADGEYANDNPQDGNVSLRSIYANRCNVYALSKKEGTPSKSLRLNFYEQPEQSIEILRGLLEEDGRTAIYVKSFTGLEMPSLETVELIQETSEKMRAIRKLQIFWAILNKAGFDIDENELKKIAPHASHVNGFNPGINKEVRKIIHAKPETDLPKSPSTLQEMLREYELAADAINAQKELQSSSNNPLFDANDIALLRFLKPLSGSGPEMLKAYRIYHDKNASKTFDEVVDLLDRGETVILDLGNANEKVLKYYSKRMSQSVFQNQVKKFTENSLGKSYIQLYFEEAHTLFPVSSSDTTDVYHRFAKEGAKYHIGMVYSTQSPSSVSKELLAQTENFFVAHISSRDEVNALSKVNSAYEDLKEDILRAKSPGYVRMLTRSNRFVISVQAKMFGLNEEGDSNAI is encoded by the coding sequence ATGGCAAACACAGTCTCAGATATTGTAGAAGAATCAGAAGAGAGCCAAAATCCACTTTCTGCATTAAGAGATTTTCTTGATAAGGAGAAGAAATACGAGTTGTCAGAGGCCTTCGATAAGATGCGTTTGGTTGGATATGCTCTGAATATTGCTTACGACAAAATTAGAATAACAACTTGTGATCCTTTCAAGATAAACGTTGGAGGAATTCCCAGAAATTCGCTTCTAGTTATGATTCCCTCAAACTATGAGGAGTTACCGCCTCATTTCACACTTCTTAGAGTCTTAGAAGCGGCAGATACACCGCTTTCGATGGAGGTTCAGCAAACGTATTTTGAACTTCAGAAGAAATCAATGCCCGAACTCGATATTTGGACAAGAAATGAGCTTCAGTGGGGTGCACTAGATACAGCTGTCCTAGGAATGTTCTATGCAAATCCAGATAATTACAAAGCAGTTGAATTCTCGAGCGATATCAACAACTTTGTCAGCGCAGACAGATATAGGATATACGCTCCAGATGAACAGTTGCTGGACATTATTGTAAACTCATCAGTGCCAGTGAAGAACCGCTCTGAAATAGGAATACTAAGGCTGACAGAATGCAGGCTTACCGTTGGAGAACGGGTATCTGAAAAAGTTGACGTACGAATCTCGGCAAACGACTTTATGGGGACTAGAACTGCTATGTTTGGCAAGACTCGTCTTGGGAAAAGCAACATTGTGAAGTTGATAGCTCAAAGTATTTTGGAAGCCACGGATGAAAACAAGACCGAGTTCATTATCGATGACACTTGTATTCACATGCTAAAAGCAAATCCATCTAAAGTACCTCAAGAACTCCTTGAGAAGCTCAATTCAGTTAAGAATAATGAGTATAAAGGTATTTCTTGCTTTGAAGCAGCTCTAAAATCGTGTCTTTCACTAGAAGACTTCAATAGGCATTCTAAAACAATACTTGATCACGCAAGAACTAGAGTTGGTCAGCTGATCTTCGATGCCGACGGAGAATACGCGAACGACAATCCGCAAGATGGCAATGTATCTTTGAGGTCTATATATGCAAATAGATGTAACGTTTACGCGCTGTCCAAAAAAGAAGGAACACCTTCTAAATCTTTGAGGCTAAACTTCTATGAGCAGCCTGAACAGTCGATAGAGATTCTCAGGGGTCTTCTTGAAGAAGATGGCAGGACGGCAATCTATGTCAAATCATTCACAGGTCTCGAAATGCCGTCATTAGAGACTGTTGAACTCATACAAGAGACAAGCGAGAAAATGAGAGCAATACGAAAGCTTCAGATTTTCTGGGCGATTCTCAATAAAGCTGGCTTTGATATTGACGAAAACGAATTGAAAAAGATTGCTCCCCATGCTTCCCATGTGAATGGCTTTAATCCAGGTATAAACAAAGAAGTAAGGAAGATAATCCACGCTAAACCTGAGACGGATCTCCCGAAGTCCCCCTCAACGCTTCAAGAAATGCTAAGGGAATACGAATTGGCAGCGGACGCGATAAACGCACAGAAAGAACTCCAAAGTTCTAGCAATAACCCTCTTTTTGATGCAAATGACATTGCTCTTCTTAGATTCCTGAAACCGCTTTCAGGATCCGGTCCGGAAATGCTCAAAGCTTATAGAATCTACCATGATAAGAATGCTTCAAAGACATTTGATGAAGTAGTAGATCTTCTGGACAGAGGAGAAACAGTCATACTTGATCTCGGAAACGCCAACGAGAAGGTATTAAAATACTATTCGAAGAGAATGTCTCAATCTGTATTCCAAAATCAAGTCAAAAAATTCACTGAGAACTCTCTTGGAAAATCATACATCCAGTTGTATTTCGAAGAAGCCCACACACTCTTCCCAGTGAGTTCTTCTGATACCACCGATGTTTATCACCGATTTGCTAAAGAAGGGGCTAAGTATCACATTGGAATGGTCTATTCAACACAATCACCTTCTTCAGTGAGTAAGGAACTACTAGCACAAACCGAAAACTTCTTTGTAGCTCATATCTCGTCACGTGATGAAGTTAACGCTTTGTCAAAAGTCAATTCAGCCTATGAAGATCTAAAGGAAGATATTCTTCGAGCGAAAAGCCCAGGTTACGTTAGAATGCTTACTCGTTCAAATCGATTTGTAATTTCTGTTCAGGCGAAGATGTTCGGCCTTAATGAAGAAGGTGATTCCAATGCCATATGA
- a CDS encoding TnsA endonuclease N-terminal domain-containing protein, with translation MAKKKVTMDFTFFKHLWMFYQKNRKTIISKYKGPTRKFLQFNGPENPNRFLRTPQFEAFEMYVFLKEGLKNLKMSEIFNEWYDRTDMFNLRERGTINVQTGQMNMLDEMTRENYEQIFETINEFGSASDYANYIFALTMGTGKTILMATCIFYEFVLAHKLPKDPLYCHNALVFAPDKTVLSSLLEIQTFDKTKVVPAEYVNFLNSNIKYFFLEDTETDLNTVDGSDFNIVITNNQKIILKKEHKEKTAGERLFKYISSSAGVLAEAADVLPNEEPEDDKDLIANNRFYKLNRLPQLGIYVDEAHHVFGSQLARDLGLNRTKTSLKLTIDEIAKNLNRSGSRVVACYNYTGTPYVKKTILPEVVYGYGLKDAIDNEYLKRVRLKTYSDIRSEEFVRDVIEDFWRKYGENRHENMLPKIAFFAPTIKDLEENLKPSLENVLNGLGISSDKILVNHQGSDSDSIREFSRLDTPESEKQFILLVNKGKEGWNCRSLFAVALFRRPYSTIFVLQATMRCLRSIDKVQQTASIYLSSENEEILKAELDKNFRMSINELKNAKGKEKQLFKISVTKPPIEIKITRVKMTFDIEEIKEPEKITFDFDKVSTDRYRILARTIEDVKIGKALDKQTESTEDITSLREKRKFSRTTLVAEIARYLNISCLRVERILERAEEEMEKILECVNEYNEILYDHVIPKIFRSIHQITERKEEEQKTVLLVKEPESGYYEISGDPKKTVALSDYKTLSCKSFHLDTYCFDSKPEMELFIDLLKSSDIEKVYFTGMLTHGQTEFYISYIDPDSKMVRHYYPDFLVKKGDDGWSILEVKADNMIDDAIVQAKKEAAEQFAVENEMTYSIVSESEVRDHSFGTEKTKLKLLAEEEEQ, from the coding sequence ATGGCTAAGAAAAAGGTCACAATGGACTTCACGTTCTTCAAACATCTGTGGATGTTTTATCAGAAGAATAGAAAGACTATCATTTCCAAGTATAAAGGACCGACAAGGAAATTCCTTCAGTTCAATGGTCCTGAGAATCCGAATCGTTTTCTAAGAACACCTCAGTTTGAAGCTTTTGAGATGTATGTTTTCCTGAAAGAAGGCCTCAAGAACCTCAAGATGAGTGAGATTTTCAACGAATGGTACGATAGGACTGACATGTTCAATCTACGCGAGCGAGGTACGATTAACGTTCAGACTGGCCAGATGAACATGCTTGATGAGATGACGAGAGAAAATTACGAACAAATCTTCGAAACGATAAATGAGTTTGGTTCAGCCAGTGACTATGCAAATTACATCTTTGCGCTCACTATGGGTACAGGAAAGACGATTCTAATGGCAACGTGTATCTTCTATGAGTTCGTACTCGCTCACAAGTTGCCAAAAGATCCATTATATTGCCATAACGCACTTGTATTTGCACCAGATAAAACTGTGCTTTCTTCTCTTCTGGAAATACAAACTTTTGACAAGACGAAAGTGGTGCCAGCAGAGTATGTCAATTTCCTGAACTCAAATATCAAGTATTTCTTCCTGGAAGACACAGAGACAGATCTCAATACTGTTGATGGATCGGACTTCAATATTGTGATCACAAACAACCAGAAAATCATACTGAAGAAGGAACACAAGGAGAAAACTGCTGGAGAAAGGCTCTTTAAGTACATATCGAGTTCAGCAGGAGTATTAGCCGAAGCTGCCGACGTTCTACCAAACGAAGAGCCTGAAGACGATAAAGATCTGATAGCAAATAACAGGTTCTACAAGTTGAACAGGCTTCCTCAGCTTGGCATATATGTTGACGAGGCTCACCACGTCTTTGGAAGTCAGCTTGCAAGGGATTTAGGATTGAATAGAACTAAAACAAGCCTGAAACTGACAATCGACGAAATAGCGAAGAATCTGAATCGCTCTGGGTCGCGTGTTGTTGCCTGTTATAATTACACAGGAACACCGTATGTCAAGAAGACCATTCTACCTGAAGTCGTTTATGGCTACGGGTTGAAAGACGCAATTGACAATGAGTATCTGAAAAGGGTTAGACTCAAAACATATAGCGATATTCGAAGTGAGGAGTTTGTTAGAGATGTTATAGAAGATTTCTGGAGAAAATATGGCGAGAACCGTCATGAGAATATGTTGCCAAAGATTGCCTTCTTTGCGCCGACAATCAAAGATTTGGAAGAAAATCTGAAGCCTTCCTTAGAAAACGTGTTGAATGGTCTTGGCATTTCCTCAGATAAGATTCTTGTAAATCACCAGGGATCTGACAGTGATTCTATTAGAGAATTCAGTCGTTTGGATACTCCTGAATCAGAAAAGCAGTTCATCTTGCTTGTGAATAAGGGGAAGGAAGGTTGGAACTGCCGCTCCCTATTTGCAGTAGCACTCTTTAGAAGACCTTATTCGACGATTTTCGTTCTACAAGCAACTATGCGTTGTCTCAGATCTATAGATAAAGTCCAGCAGACGGCATCTATTTATCTTTCCAGTGAGAATGAAGAGATACTTAAGGCAGAACTAGACAAGAACTTCAGGATGAGCATAAATGAGCTCAAGAACGCGAAAGGGAAAGAGAAACAGCTTTTCAAGATTTCGGTTACAAAACCTCCGATTGAAATCAAGATAACTAGAGTGAAAATGACCTTTGACATTGAGGAGATAAAGGAGCCTGAGAAAATCACTTTTGATTTCGATAAGGTATCCACAGACAGGTACAGAATTCTAGCAAGAACAATCGAAGATGTGAAGATAGGCAAAGCCTTGGACAAGCAGACTGAGTCTACTGAAGATATAACATCTCTCAGAGAAAAGAGAAAGTTTTCGAGAACTACTTTGGTTGCGGAGATTGCGAGATATCTTAACATTTCCTGCTTAAGAGTAGAGAGAATTCTGGAAAGAGCTGAAGAAGAAATGGAAAAGATTCTTGAGTGTGTGAATGAGTATAACGAAATTCTGTACGATCACGTAATTCCCAAGATCTTCAGATCTATCCATCAGATAACTGAGAGAAAAGAAGAGGAACAGAAAACAGTTCTTCTAGTAAAAGAGCCAGAATCTGGTTATTATGAAATCTCGGGAGATCCGAAAAAGACAGTTGCTCTTTCTGACTATAAGACTCTTTCTTGCAAAAGCTTTCATCTTGACACCTATTGCTTTGATTCAAAACCTGAAATGGAACTGTTCATCGATCTTCTAAAGAGCAGCGACATCGAAAAGGTTTACTTCACCGGCATGCTAACACATGGACAGACGGAGTTCTATATAAGCTACATCGATCCTGACTCAAAGATGGTCAGACACTATTATCCTGACTTTCTTGTCAAAAAGGGTGATGATGGCTGGTCTATTCTTGAAGTCAAGGCAGACAACATGATCGATGACGCTATAGTGCAAGCAAAAAAAGAGGCTGCTGAACAGTTCGCCGTCGAAAATGAAATGACCTATTCGATAGTATCAGAAAGCGAAGTAAGAGATCATTCCTTTGGTACTGAGAAAACGAAGTTAAAGCTATTAGCAGAGGAAGAGGAGCAATAG